The Yersinia intermedia genome window below encodes:
- the dnaG gene encoding DNA primase produces the protein MAGRIPRVFINDLLARTDIVDLIDARVKLKKQGKNYHACCPFHHEKTPSFTVNGEKQFYHCFGCGAHGNAVDFLMNYDRLEFVESIEELATMHGLEVPYEAGTGTTQIERHQRQSLYQLMESLSAFYQQSLKGSSANQAREYLKNRGLSEEIIQHFAIGFAPPGWDNALKRFGRDGESRTALNDAGMLVTNDTGRTYDRFRERVMFPIRDKRGRVIAFGGRILGDGVPKYLNSPETEIFHKGRQLYGLYEAQVNHPNPTRLLVVEGYMDVVALAQFGIDYAVASLGTATTAEHIQLLFRATDNVICCYDGDRAGRDAAWRALETALPYLNDGRQLRFMFLPDGEDPDTLVRKEGKDAFEQRMEVAQPLSTFLFETLMPQVDLSSPDGRAKLSTLALPLISQVPGETLRLYLRQQLGNKLGLLDDSQLDKLMPKQAENTNTYQPPQLKRTTMRILIGLLVQNPQLATLIPSLQGVEQAKLAGLPLFIELVDTCLAQPGLTTGQLLELYRDNKFSQQLETLATWNHMIVEDMVEPTFVDTLASLYDSILEQRQETLIARERTHGLNAEERKELWSLNLALARKK, from the coding sequence ATGGCTGGACGAATTCCACGCGTATTTATCAATGACTTGCTGGCTCGCACCGACATCGTCGATCTTATCGATGCACGGGTAAAGTTGAAGAAACAAGGCAAAAATTACCATGCGTGCTGTCCGTTCCATCATGAGAAAACACCCTCATTCACTGTTAACGGCGAAAAGCAGTTTTATCACTGTTTCGGCTGTGGCGCACATGGTAATGCTGTTGATTTCCTGATGAATTACGACAGACTCGAGTTTGTCGAAAGTATTGAGGAATTGGCCACCATGCATGGGCTGGAAGTGCCTTACGAGGCAGGAACCGGCACCACCCAGATCGAACGTCATCAACGACAAAGTCTTTATCAACTGATGGAAAGCCTTAGTGCATTCTATCAACAGTCACTCAAAGGCTCGAGCGCCAATCAAGCACGCGAATATCTTAAGAACCGCGGTTTGAGTGAAGAAATCATCCAACATTTTGCTATTGGTTTTGCCCCCCCAGGTTGGGACAATGCCTTAAAACGTTTTGGTCGTGATGGTGAGAGCCGCACCGCGCTGAACGATGCTGGAATGCTGGTGACTAATGATACAGGGCGGACTTACGATCGTTTTCGTGAGCGCGTCATGTTCCCTATCCGCGATAAGCGCGGGCGGGTTATCGCTTTTGGTGGGCGAATTCTGGGTGATGGAGTACCAAAGTATCTAAACTCCCCAGAAACAGAAATTTTTCATAAGGGTCGGCAGTTATACGGCTTGTATGAAGCGCAAGTGAATCATCCCAACCCCACGCGTTTACTCGTGGTGGAAGGTTATATGGATGTGGTAGCACTCGCGCAATTTGGCATTGATTATGCTGTTGCCTCACTGGGGACCGCGACCACTGCGGAGCATATTCAATTATTATTCCGCGCTACCGATAACGTAATTTGTTGTTACGACGGTGATCGGGCAGGTAGAGATGCCGCCTGGCGAGCATTAGAAACGGCGCTGCCCTATCTAAATGACGGGCGTCAGCTACGCTTTATGTTTTTGCCCGACGGCGAAGACCCAGACACTCTGGTACGTAAAGAAGGGAAAGATGCATTTGAACAGCGGATGGAAGTGGCGCAACCACTCTCAACCTTCTTGTTCGAAACGTTGATGCCACAGGTGGATTTGAGCAGCCCCGACGGGCGCGCCAAGTTAAGCACTCTGGCACTACCTTTAATCAGTCAGGTACCTGGTGAGACCTTGCGTCTTTATCTGCGTCAGCAACTGGGTAATAAGTTAGGCCTGCTTGATGATAGCCAGCTCGATAAACTGATGCCAAAACAGGCTGAAAACACGAATACCTACCAACCGCCCCAGCTAAAACGCACAACCATGCGTATACTTATAGGGCTACTGGTACAAAACCCACAACTGGCTACACTTATTCCCTCACTACAGGGCGTCGAACAAGCCAAGTTAGCAGGTTTACCGTTATTTATTGAGTTGGTTGATACTTGTCTGGCCCAGCCGGGACTGACAACCGGGCAGTTACTGGAACTGTATCGGGATAATAAATTCAGCCAACAGCTTGAAACTCTCGCAACATGGAACCACATGATTGTTGAGGATATGGTCGAACCGACTTTTGTCGACACGCTAGCGAGCCTGTATGACTCCATCTTGGAGCAACGCCAGGAAACCCTGATAGCGCGTGAACGGACACATGGATTAAACGCCGAAGAACGTAAAGAGCTTTGGTCTTTGAATCTGGCATTAGCCAGAAAAAAATGA
- the rpsU gene encoding 30S ribosomal protein S21 has translation MPVIKVRENEPFDVALRRFKRSCEKAGVLAEVRRREFYEKPTTERKRAKASAVKRHAKKLARENARRTRLY, from the coding sequence ATGCCGGTAATTAAAGTACGTGAAAACGAGCCATTCGACGTAGCTCTTCGTCGTTTTAAACGCTCTTGCGAAAAAGCAGGTGTTTTAGCTGAAGTCCGTCGTCGTGAGTTCTATGAAAAACCGACTACCGAACGTAAACGCGCTAAAGCTTCTGCTGTAAAACGTCACGCGAAGAAATTGGCTCGCGAAAACGCACGCCGCACTCGTCTGTATTAA
- the tsaD gene encoding tRNA (adenosine(37)-N6)-threonylcarbamoyltransferase complex transferase subunit TsaD → MRVLGIETSCDETGIAVYDDETGLLANQLYSQVKLHADYGGVVPELASRDHVRKTVPLIQAALKEANLSAKDIDGVAYTAGPGLVGALLVGATVGRALAFAWGVPAVPVHHMEGHLLAPMLEDNAPEFPFVALLVSGGHTQLISVTGIGEYLLLGESVDDAAGEAFDKTAKLLGLDYPGGPMLSRMAQQGTAGRFTFPRPMTDRPGLDFSFSGLKTFAANTIRANGTDDQTRADIARAFEDAVVDTLAIKSKRALDKTGFKRLVIAGGVSANRTLRSKLAEMMQKRGGEVFYARPEFCTDNGAMIAYAGLIRLKSGVNSELSVSVRPRWPLAELPKV, encoded by the coding sequence ATGCGAGTTTTGGGTATAGAGACGTCCTGCGATGAAACCGGGATTGCAGTGTATGACGATGAAACCGGTCTGTTAGCTAACCAATTGTACAGTCAGGTTAAATTGCATGCTGATTATGGCGGTGTAGTGCCTGAACTGGCTTCCCGTGATCATGTGCGCAAGACTGTGCCACTGATTCAGGCTGCGTTGAAAGAAGCCAATCTGAGCGCTAAAGACATTGATGGCGTGGCGTATACCGCAGGCCCTGGTTTGGTTGGCGCATTGTTGGTCGGGGCGACAGTCGGCCGCGCATTGGCATTTGCGTGGGGGGTTCCGGCAGTGCCGGTCCACCATATGGAAGGCCACCTATTGGCACCAATGTTGGAAGATAACGCACCAGAGTTCCCGTTTGTCGCGCTGCTGGTATCCGGCGGTCACACTCAGTTGATTAGCGTGACGGGGATTGGTGAGTATCTGCTATTAGGGGAATCTGTCGATGATGCGGCAGGTGAAGCCTTTGATAAAACAGCAAAATTATTAGGTTTGGACTATCCCGGAGGGCCGATGTTGTCGCGTATGGCACAACAGGGTACGGCGGGGCGTTTTACCTTCCCGCGCCCAATGACCGATCGCCCTGGGCTGGATTTCAGTTTTTCTGGTTTGAAAACGTTTGCTGCAAATACTATCCGAGCTAACGGTACCGATGATCAGACCCGCGCTGATATCGCTCGTGCATTTGAAGATGCGGTGGTTGATACGCTGGCGATTAAATCCAAACGCGCGCTGGATAAGACCGGTTTCAAACGTTTGGTCATTGCCGGCGGCGTCAGTGCAAACCGCACTTTACGTTCAAAACTGGCGGAGATGATGCAAAAACGGGGCGGTGAAGTGTTTTACGCCCGGCCAGAGTTTTGTACCGATAATGGCGCGATGATCGCCTATGCTGGGTTGATCAGGCTGAAAAGTGGTGTGAACAGCGAGTTGAGTGTTTCGGTTAGGCCGCGGTGGCCGTTAGCCGAGTTGCCGAAAGTCTGA